In the genome of Methanobrevibacter olleyae, one region contains:
- a CDS encoding DNA-directed RNA polymerase subunit D — MKIDVKEQDENSMTFKVYDVEVPFINAIRRIAMMKVPKLAIDDVFVVKNDSAMFDEVLAHRLGLTPLVSDEKSIEGLVLPEDCDCDCEKGEYCPRCSVSFSLRETGPKTVYSKDLKSCGDSKIKPVYDTIPLLKLKEGQSVDLEAVAKLGIGKDHAKWVPTTVCSYKQYPEITFNEDEEVIYAAADNCPRGVLKADKEEGRIDIVDIENCSLCKTCVRTAKAADSKFINVGYRENDFIFKVETDGSIPPKEVLLKACDVLDSKTDEFITFSEGGI, encoded by the coding sequence ATGAAAATTGATGTCAAAGAACAAGATGAAAATTCTATGACTTTTAAAGTTTATGATGTAGAAGTTCCTTTTATTAATGCTATTAGAAGAATTGCTATGATGAAAGTACCAAAATTAGCTATTGATGATGTATTTGTAGTTAAAAATGATTCTGCAATGTTTGATGAAGTATTAGCTCATAGATTAGGTTTAACTCCTTTAGTTTCTGATGAAAAATCTATTGAAGGATTAGTGCTTCCTGAAGATTGTGACTGTGATTGTGAAAAAGGAGAATACTGTCCAAGGTGCAGTGTTTCATTTTCTTTAAGAGAAACTGGACCTAAAACTGTATATTCTAAGGATTTAAAATCTTGTGGTGACTCAAAAATTAAACCAGTATACGATACCATACCTCTTTTAAAATTAAAAGAGGGTCAAAGTGTTGATTTAGAAGCTGTAGCAAAATTAGGAATTGGTAAAGACCATGCAAAATGGGTACCAACTACTGTTTGTTCTTATAAGCAATATCCTGAAATAACTTTTAATGAAGATGAAGAAGTTATTTATGCAGCTGCAGATAATTGTCCTAGAGGAGTATTAAAAGCTGACAAAGAGGAAGGAAGAATTGATATTGTTGATATTGAAAACTGTTCTCTTTGTAAAACTTGTGTAAGAACAGCAAAAGCAGCTGATTCTAAATTTATCAATGTTGGTTATCGTGAAAATGATTTTATTTTTAAAGTTGAAACTGATGGATCAATACCTCCTAAAGAGGTTTTATTAAAAGCTTGTGATGTTTTAGATTCTAAAACAGATGAGTTTATCACATTTAGTGAAGGAGGAATCTAG